CGGACCGCACGACCTGGGTCGCCGCCATGATCAGCTCCTCGTCCAGTCGTCGCCCCACGGCTGCCTTCGCAGTTCCGCGGGCGTCTCGCTGTGCGCGTGGTATTCCACCGACTCCGCGGTGAGCTGCATGAACGCCTCCTCCAGGGAGGCCTGCTGCGGACTCAGCTCATGCAGCACGAGCTGGTGCCGGGCGGCCAGCTCCCCGATGTGCTCGGGCTTGCTCCCGTCGACCTCCAGCACCCCGCTGCCGGTCTCCACGACCGTGATCCCGGCCTCGTGCAGCACATCGAGCAGCCGCTCCCGCTGAGGGCTGCGGATCCGGACGTACGACCGTGAGTTCTGGGTGATGAAGTCGGCCATGGAGGTGTCGGCGAGCAGCCGGCCCTGGCCGATGACGACCAGATGGTCGGCGGTCAGCGCCATCTCGCTCATCAGGTGGGAGGAGACGAACACCGTCCGGCCCTGGGCGGCCAGCGACTTCATCAGGTTGCGGATCCAGTGGATGCCCTCGGGGTCGAGGCCGTTGACCGGCTCGTCGAACATCAGGATCCGCGGGTCGCCCAGCAGCGCGCCCGCGATGCCCAGCCGCTGCCCCATGCCCAGCGAGAACCCCTTGGCCTTCTTCCTCGCCACCGCGGTGAGCCCGACGGTGTCGAGCACCTCGTGCACCCGGCTTCTGGGGATGCCGTTGCTCTGCGCGAGACAGAGCAGATGGTTGAAGGCGCTGCGCCCGCCGTGCATGGCCTTGGCGTCCAGCAGGGCGCCGATGTACTTCAGGGGGTTCTTGAGCCGGTCGTAGTGCTTGCCGTCGATCCGTACGTCCCCGGCGGTGGGCCGGTCCAGGCCGAGCAGCATCCGCATGGTGGTGGACTTGCCCGCGCCGTTCGGGCCGAGGAAGCCCGTGACGATGCCGGGTCTGACGGTGAAGGTGAGGTCGTCGACCGCCAGCTTCTCGCCGTACCGTTTCGTCAGGCCCTCGAGCTCGATCATGCGGCCACGCTAAAGCGCGACGAAGCCCCCTGCCACCGGAGTGGCAGAGGGCTCCGCAGCTGTTCAGCCGCTGTACCGCGGGAGGTTACCGGGACTGCTGCGCCGGGACTCCGCGGGAGATCGGCTCGTCGTCCACGGCCGGCGCGCCGGCCGCGGCCACCGCGGCGCCCGTGAGCGTGGCGAGCATCTCGCGGACGTTCGTCAGCTGAGCGTTGATCGAGTCGCGGCGGTTGGTGAGAGCCGCCAGCTCGCGCTCCGATTCCGAACGGATCCGGTCCGCCTTGGCGTTGGCGTCGGCCACGATGTCCTCGGACTGGCGCTGCGCCGTCTCGACGGTCTGGCGGGCACGGCGCTCGGCGTCGGTGCGCAGCTTCTCCGCCTCCAGCCGCAGCTGCTCCGCGCGGTGCTCGATCTCCGCGAGACGCTTCTCCGCCTTCTGCTGACGGGACGCCAGGTCGCGCTCCGACTGCTCCCGGCGCTTGGCCAGGTTGGTCTCGAAGTCGGCGGCGGCCTGCGCGGCCTTGGCGCGGGTCTCCTCGAAGAGGGCGTCGGCCTCCTCACGCTTCGACTGCGCGTCCTTCTGCGCCTCCTGGCGCAGCTGCGACGCGTCGCTCTTGGCCTTCTCGACGATCCGGACGCCCTCGTCCTCGGCCTTGGACTTGCGCTCTGCAGCGAACGATTCTGCGTCGTTGCGCACCTGCTGCGCCGCCGACTCGGCGAGCTCGCGGTGCTGCTCGGCCGCGCGACGGGCCTCCTCGCGCAGATCCTTGGCCTCCTCCTCGGCGAGGCGGAGGATCTTCTCGACCCGCGCGCCGAGACCGGCGTACGACGGCTCGGCGTCGCTTACCTGTGCCTGGGCGTTCTGCGTTTCGAGGTGGAGCTCCTCGATGCGCTTTTCCAGAGCAGTGATACGAGCCAGAGCGCTGTCACGGTCGGAGACGAGCTTCGAGATGCGTTCGTCCACCTGAGCGCGGTCGTACCCACGCCGCACAAGCTCGAAGCCGTAGGGGGAAGTGTCGCTCATGGGGTTCCTGTCGAATGAGACCGGTGAGGTGATAGATGGAATCCTAGGGGCCGAAGCGGTGTGTCATAGAGCGGATACGTGTTTGATCTGGAGAATGACACCCCTTTTGAGTGGCTAACCTCCGGACGGCTTGCCTAAGACTTGGTTAAAGTCCCCAGATTTCAACGGAATCCTCACATTCCGCTAGCTCTCGGGGGACTTGCCACCCGAACGTGGTGCTCCGATCGTCGCACCGGCTCTGACGCCCCCGTCCTTGTTCCCGGACGGGGCCTCGAAGGATTCCAACGCCTCCAGCACGTCCTGGACACGTGAGATCTCGGCGTTGATGTCCTCGCGGCGGCGGACCAGCACCTCCAGCTCGCGCTTGCCCTCCTCGACCGTGCGTCGGGCCTCGCGGATCGCCTCGGCCTTGAGCTCCTCGGCCTCCCGTACGAGCGTCGCCTTCTTCTGCTCGGCCTCCTTGAGGAGCCCCTCGGCCTTCTTCACGGCGGCGATGCGGACCTTGCCCGCCTCGGAGTTGGCGTCCGAGACCAGCTCGCGCGCCTTCGCCTGCGCCTTGGTGAGCTGCTCCTCGGAGGCCTTGATGAGCGCGTCGCAGCGGTCGCCGGTCGACTTCATCGTCTCGGCGGCCTCGCGGCGGGCCCGCTCGTGCAGCTCCTCGATCTCGTTGGTGATGCGGTCGCGCAGCTCCTCGGCCCGCTCCCTTATGGCGGTGGCGTCCCGGCGCGCGCCGACGAGCAGCTCGTCCGCGTCCGTACGGGCCTTCTCCACCCGCCCGTTGCCCTCGACCGTCGCCTCGGACACCAGCCGGTCGGCCTCGCTGCGGGCCGCGCCGACCATCGAGTCGGCCTGCGCCTCCGCGTCCGCGGTGGTCTGCTGCGCCTGCTGCTGGGCCTCGGTGAGGAGCTTGTCCGCCTCGGCGGCGGTCTCCGTGATGAGCGTGTCGACCTGCTCGGCCGCCTCGGAGCGCCGCTTGTTGGCCTCCTTGCGGGCCCCGTCCAGCGTCGAGTCGGCCTCGTCGCGGGCCACGCTCAGCATGCGGTCGGCCTCCGCCGCAGCCTCCCGCCGGACGCGCTCGGCCTCGGTGCGGACCCGGTCGGCGTGCGCCTGCGCGGAGCCGACCGTCTCGGCGGCCTCGGCGCGCAGCCGCTCCGCGTCGCCGGTGGCGTCCGCGATCAGCTTCTCCGCCTTCGCGATCGACTCGGCCCGTACCCGGTCGGCCTCCGCGATCGTGTCGGACTGCAGCCGCTCGGCCTCGGCGATGGTCTCCGTCTGGAGCCGCTCCGCCTCGCCTCGCGCCTCGGTGATGAGGGTGTCGGCCTGCGTCGCCGCGTCCGACCGGATGCGGTTGGCGTCGTCCCGGGCGTCCGCCCGGGTGCGCGAGGCGTCCTGGTCGGCCTGCGCGATGGTGTCCGAGGCCTCCGTGCGCACCCGCTGGGCGTGCGCCGACGCCTCCGAGCGCAGCCGCTCCGCCTCCGCGATCGCGTCGCCGACGGTCCGCTCGGCCAGTGCCTGCGCGGCGTCCGACGCCTCGCTCGCCTCGCGCCGGACCCGGTTCGCGTCCTCGGCGGCCCGCTCCCGCTCGGCGTAGGCGTCGGCGCGCAGCCGGTCCGCCTCCTCGCCGGCCTCGCGCCGCAGCCGTTCCGCCGCGTGCTCGGCGGCGGAGCGCAGCCCGACGATGTCGTCCTGGGCCTGCTCGTGCAGCCCGGCCACGGAGTCCCGCACCTGCTGGGCGTGGCTCTCGGCCGCGGAGACCATCTCGTTGGCGCGCCGGTCGGCCTCCTCGACCAGCCGGACGCCCTCGGTCTGCGCCTCCTCCACGCGCTTGCGCGCCGAGGCCAGCAGCTCCTCGCTCTGCTCGCGGGCCCGCCCGCGCTCCTGGTCGGCCTCCTGGCGGGCGGAGCCGAGGAGTTCCTCGGCCTCGCGGCGACGCCGGGTCGCCTCCTCCTGGGCGGCGGCCAGCGTCTCGGACGCCTCGACGGCCAGCCGCTCGGCGGCGGCCTGCGCCTCCCCGCGCACCCGGTCGGCGGTGTCCTGGGCCTCCGTGCGCAGCCGCTCGGCCTCGGCGACGGCCTCCGAACGCAGCCGTACGGCGATGGACTCGCCCTCGGCGCGGGAGGCGGACGCGTCGGCGGCGGCCTCGTCCCGCAGCCGCTCGGCCTCGGACTCGGCCTGCTGCTGAAGCGTACGGATCCGCTCGGCGGCCTCGCCGCGCAGCCGGTCGGTCTCCTCGGCGGCCTCGCGGCGGATCCGCGCGGCCTCGTCCCGGGCGTCGGTGAGCGCCTGCTCGGCGGCGGCGAGACGCTCCTCGGCCTCCGTGTGCAGCCGGGTCAGCTCCGCGGCGGCCTCGACGCGGCGCGCCTCTACGGCCCGCTCGGTCTCCTCGCGCAGCTCGTGCGCGGCCCGCTCGGCGTCGTCGCGGATGCCGTCGGCCTGCTCGACGGCCTCGTCGCGCTGGCGCTCGGCCTCCTTGCGGGTGCGCTCCAGGGTCTCCTCGGCCTGCCGGCGCAGCGAGGTGGCGCGCTCGATGGCCTCGGTGCGGACCTTCTCGCTGTCCGTCGTGGCCTTCTGCCGCAGCTCGTCCGCGTCGGCCCGGGCCTTGGACAGCAGCTCCTCGGCGGTCCTGGCCGCCTCCTCGATCTGCTGGACGGCCTCCTTGCGGGCCTCCGCGCGGATCTTCTCGCCCTCGGCGACCGCGTCGGCGCGCAGCTGCTCGGCGTCGCCGCGCAGCCGGCGGGCCTCCTCCTGGAGCTCGACGGTCTTGGCGCGGTACTCCTTGGTGTCGTCCTTCGCCGAGCCCTTGAGCTGCTCGGCGATGTCGTGCGCCTCGGCGCGCAGCCGGTCCGCCTCGGTCTCCGCCTCGCGGCGGATCCGCTCGGCCTCCTCGGCGGCCGCCTTGGTGGTGTTCTGCGCGTCCTCCTGCGCCTTGATGAGGACGTCCTCGGCCGTCTTGGCCGCCTTCGACAGCTGGGTCGCGCTCTCCTCGGCGGTGAGCGTGCGGGCCTTCTCGGAGGCCTCCGCGACGATCTTCTCGGCCTCGGCGCGGGCGTCGGCGACGACCTGCTCGGCGTCCGCCTTGGTGGTCTCGGCCTCCTTGGTGGCCTCGCTGACCAGCCGGGCGACCTGCTCCTTCGCCGTCCGGGTGCGCTGCTCGTTGGCCGACTCGGCGCTGGTGAGCGCCTTCTCGGCGGTCGACCTGGCCTCGGTGACGAGCTTCTCGGCCTCGGCCTGCGCCTTGCGCAGCGCCTCCTCGGCCTCGGACATGCGCTGTTCGGCGGCGCGGCTCAGCTCACCGGCCTGGCGACGGGCCGAGTCGGACTCGGAGAAGGTGGAGTTGCGCAGCTGCTCCGCGTGGTCGGTGGCCTCCTGGGCCTGCGTGGAGGCGGCGTTCAGCAGACGCTCGGCGTCCGTGCGGGCGCGCAGCAGGAGCTGCTCGGCCTCCGCGCGGGTCTGCTCGGCGTCGGCCTGCAACCGCTGGCGGGCCTCCGCTGCCACCCGTTCGGCCTCGGCGCGCGCGGCCGTCAGGGACTGCTCGGCCTCGGCCCGCGACTCGTCGAGCAGCCGGCGGGCCTGCGCCTCGGTGCGGGCGCGCAGCTGCTCGGCCCACGCCACGTTCTCGTTGACGTGCGACTCGACGTTCTGCCGGCGCTCCGCCAGTTCCTGGTCCAGCTGCTGGCGGCGGGTGACCGCCTCCTGGTGCAGCTCCGCCTGGAGCCGGGCCGCCTGTTCGGCGTGCTCCTGGAGGATGCGCTGCGTCTGCGCGCGGGCCTGGCTCAGCTCCCGCTCGGCGTCCTGCCGCAGCTGGTCGGCCTGCATCTGCGCGTTGCGCAGCAACTGGTCCGCCTGGTACCCGAGGTCGCCGCCGTCGAAGGCGGGCCGGGACATGATGGTGCGCCGCGCCTCGTGCAACTTGGCGCGCAGCACCTCGACCTGGTAGCCGAGGTCCTCGGCGTGCTGAATCGCCTTTTCCCGCTCGGTCTTCAGCCGCTTCATCTCGGCTTCGAACCGAGTCAGGTGGTCGACGTCAGCCGCCGGCTCCCGCTCCTGGCTCTCATAGCCCCGCACTGCGCGGTCCCATCCGTCCCTGGTCGCAAGCTTTCCGAAACGAGCTCCGTCCATCCGCCGAACGGGGCCCCCGGGGAATGGTGTCAGATCAACGGCGGAGCACGGGCTGCTGCCCCGACGCTCGTCCCCCGAAACCCGGACCCCGGCTGGATCCCGCCGTCCAAGGCAGGACCTGGTCGCCCTGGCTGGAGCGGCGACCGACCCCAACCCTACCGGCCCATATGTACGAGGGTCAGTGCTCAGGTGACTCAACAGGGGCCGATGTGACCAGTTCTGTCAGTACTCCGTGGCAATCCTTCGGGTGCAGGAAGGTGATTCGTGACCCCATGGAGCCGCGTCGAGGCTCTTCGTACAGAACGCGTACGCCCTTGTCGCGGATGTCCGCGGCGTCGCCGTCCACATCCGCCGTACCGAAAGCGATGTGGTGGACGCCCTCGCCGTTCTTCGCCAGCCACTTGCCCACGGCCGAGTCCTCCCGGGTCGGCTCCAGAAGCTGCAGGTACGAGGCCCCGCCGTCGGACGTATCGTTGATCTTGAGCATGGCCTCGCGTACGCCCTGCTCCTCGTTGACCTCGGAGTGGAACACCTCGAAGCCGTACGTGGCCCGGTAGAACTCGACGGTGGCGTCGAGGTCGTGGCAGGCGATCCCGATGTGGTCGATTCGCGTCAGCATGCTGCCAGTGCAGCGCGACGGAGGTGGTTACGCAACGTGCGCGCGATCACACCGACGGCCCGATGACGCCCGAAGTACCGGTCAGTACATTTCAAGTAAACCCTCGTTCACTCCTCGGCCCGTGCAGGCCGGTAAGGGGAATCGCAGCTCATGACTGGATCGACTGGTTCAAACGGCACGACCTCGGTGATCGTCGCGGGCGCGCGGACGCCCATGGGACGACTGCTGGGCTCCCTGAAGTCCTTCTCCGGAGCCGACCTCGGCGGCTTCGCGATCAAGGCCGCCCTCGACCGCGCGGGGATCGGCGGCGACCAGGTGCAGTACGTGATCATGGGCCAGGTGCTCCAGGCCGGCGCCGGTCAGATCCCGGCCCGTCAGGCCGCGGTCAAGGCCGGCATCCCGATGAACGTCCCGGCGCTCACCGTCAACAAGGTGTGCCTCTCCGGCCTCGACGCGATCGCGCTGGCCGACCAGCTGATCCGCGCCGGCGAGTTCGACGTGATCGTCGCGGGCGGCCAGGAGTCCATGACCAACGCCCCCCACCTGCTGCCCAAGTCCCGCGAGGGCTTCAAGTACGGCGCGATCGAGATGCTCGACGCCATGGCCTACGACGGTCTGACCGACGCCTTCGAGAACATCGCCATGGGCGAGTCCACGGAGAAGCACAACACGCGCCTGGGCATCCTGCGCCCCGAGCAGGACGAGATCGCCGCCCTGTCCCACCAGCGGGCCGCCGCCGCCCAGAAGAACGGCCTCTTCGAGGCCGAGATCACCCCGGTGGAGATCCCGCAGCGCAAGGGCGAGCCGGTCGTCTTCAGCAAGGACGAGGGCATCCGGGCCGAGACGACGGCCGAGTCGCTGGGCAAGCTGCGCCCGGCCTTCACCCGGGACGGCACGATCACCGCGGGCTCGGCCTCGCAGATCTCCGACGGCGCGGCGGCCGTGGTCGTGATGAGCAAGGCCAAGGCGCAGGAGCTCGGCCTGGAGTGGCTCGCCGAGATCGGCGCCCACGGCAATGTGGCCGGGCCGGACAACTCCCTGCAGTCCCAGCCCTCCAACGCCATCCTGCACGCCCTGAAGAAGGAGGGCCTGGCGGTCTCCGACCTCGACCTCGTCGAGATCAACGAGGCCTTCGCCGCCGTGGCGGTCCAGTCAATGAAGGACCTGGGCGTGTCCACGGAAAAGGTGAACGTGAACGGCGGCGCGATCGCCCTCGGCCACCCGATCGGCATGTCCGGCGCCCGCCTCGTGCTGCACCTGGCCCTGGAGCTCAAGCGCCGCGGCGGCGGGGTCGGCGCGGCCGCGCTGTGCGGCGGCGGCGGCCAGGGCGACGCGCTGATCGTGCGGGTGCCGAAGGCCTGAACCGTCGTACTCGGTTCGTAGCACGTACTTGGTTCGTAGCACGTACCAGGTGGTACGCAGGTCGTGAGGAAGGGAGCTGTGATGCAGGACGTCTCCTCGCTGGTCGCCCAGGCCAGGGAAGGCCGGCCGCGTGCCGTGGCCCGGTTGATCTCCCTGGTCGAGGGGGCGTCCCCGCAGCTCAGGGAGATCATGGCGGCCCTGGCCCCGCTCACGGGCAACGCCTACGTCGTCGGCCTCACCGGCTCCCCGGGCGTCGGCAAGTCGACGTCCACCTCGGCGCTGGTCACCGCCTACCGCAAGCAGGGCAGGCGGGTCGGCGTCCTGGCCGTCGACCCGTCCTCGCCGTTCTCCGGCGGCGCCCTGCTCGGTGACCGCGTCCGGATGTCCGACCACGCCTCCGACCCCGGCGTCTACATCCGCTCCATGGCCACCCGCGGCCACCTCGGCGGCCTCGCCTGGGCGGCCCCGCAGGCGATCCGCGTGCTGGACGCGGCGGGCTGCGACGTGATCCTGGTCGAGACGGTCGGCGTCGGCCAGTCGGAGGTCGAGATCGCCTCCCAGGCGGACACCTCCGTCGTCCTCCTGGCCCCCGGCATGGGCGACGGCATCCAGGCGGCCAAGGCCGGAATCCTGGAGATCGGCGATGTGTACGTCGTCAACAAGGCCGACCGGGACGGCGCCGACGCCACCGCCCGCGAGCTCAACCACATGCTCGGCCTCGGCGAGTCCCGCCGCCCCGGCGACTGGCGACCGCCGATCGTGAAGACGGTCGCCGCCCGCGCCGAGGGCGTCGACGAACTCGTCGAGGCGCTGGAGAAGCACCGCGCGTGGATGGAGGAGCACGGCGTCCTCACCGAGCGCCGCCGCTCCCGGGCCGCCCACGAGGTGGAGACCATCGCCGTCACCGCCCTGCGCGAACGCATCGGCGACCTGCACGGCGACCGCCGTCTGAGCACGCTCGCGGAGAAGATCGTCGCGGGCCGGCTGGACCCCTACCGGGCGGCGGACGAGCTGGTGGCGGGACTGACGGAGAGCTGACACTCGTCGACTCCCGTCCTCCGCTGGTAAGTTGACCGACATGTTCCTCTCCTTGGCGTAGCGCGCACCCCGAGCCACCGCCCCACCACAGGCCAGGTGGCTCTCAGGTGTCCCCGCTCACGCCTCCTTCGAGGAACCTCCATGTATTCGTATGCGCATGTCCTGCGCGTTCCGCATGCCCGCCGTACCTTCGCCGCCGCCCTGACCGGCAGGCTGTCGTACGGGATCGTCCCGCTGTCCTTGATGCTCGCCGCGACCCGGGCCTCGGGCTCGTACGCGGTCGCGGGCGCGGTGATGGCGCTGTTCGGCGCCACCGCCGTCTTCCTGTCGCCCGCGCGGGCGGCCCTCGTCGACCGGTACGGGCCGCGCCGGGCGCTCGTCCCGACGGCCGTCGCCTATCTCGCGGTGCTCGGCCTGCTGACCGGCGCGGTCGCCCGCCCGGACGCCGTCCCGTCCCCGGTCCTCGGCGCCCTCGGCGCGGCCGCCGGGGCCTGCGTTCCGCCGCTGGGGCCGACCATGCGGGCCGTGTGGGGACGCCTCGCCCCGGACCGGGCGCTGCTCCAGCGCGCCTACAGCCTCGACGGCGTCGCCGAGGAACTCCTGTTCGTCTCGGGGCCGTTGCTGGTCGGCGTCCTCGTCGGGTTCGCTCCGCCCGCCGCCGGGATCGTCCTGGGCGCCGCCCTGATGGCCGTCGGCACGGCCGCCTTCGTGTCCTCGCCGGCGGTGCGCGCGGTGCCGCCGGGGAAGCGCGCGGTGCGGCGGCGCGACGGGGGCGGCCTGCGGGGGCTCGGGCGGCCCATGACCGCCGTCGCGGGCGTCGGGCTCGCGATCGGCGTGGTGGATCTGCTGGTCGTGGCCTTCGCCGAGGGGCACGGACACGGCGGTGCGAGCGTGGCCTGGGTGCTGGCCGCCCTGTCGGCGGGCAGCGCCGTCGGCGGGCTGCTCAACGGGGCCGTCGCCTGGCGGGCGCAGGCCGGGACGCGGCTGCCCCCGCTGACGGCGGCCCTCGGACTGGCACTGTGCGGCGCGGCCTTGGCGCCGGGCCTCGGCACGCTCGCCGTCGCCGTCGCGGTCGTCGGGTTCTTCGTGTCGCCGACGATCACCACCGCCTACCTCATCGCCGACGAGACCGCCGCGCCCGAGGCCCGGGTGCGGGCCGGGGCCTGGGTCAACACGGCCGTCAACGCGGGCAGTACGGCCGGCACGGCGGCCGCGGGCGCGCTGGCCGGGCGACTGCCGGTCGGGCTGTGCTTCGCGCTGACGGGAGCGGCGGTGCTGGTCACGGCGGCGGCGGTCACCAGAAGCGCCCGAAGGGGCACGAGCGAACTCGTGCCCCTCGCCTGACAGCCCGTCAGTCGTCGAGGTCCTGCGTGACCTTGCCCGTGCGCGCGTCGACTGTCCACTGGACGCCCTGGGCGGTGTCCACGCTCCAGACTGTGGCGGCGTGGTCGTCGTCGTCCAGATCCACGTCGGTCACCGTGCCCTTGCCCGCGACGGCCAGCGCGGCCTCGCGGGCGTCGACGCTCGCGCCCTTCAGCGCGGCCAGGTCCTCGCGGCCGTCGCCGTCGCCGTCGTCGTCGGCGTCGCCGTCGCGGTGCGCGCCGAGGACCTCGCCGGTGGCCGACGAGACGACGACGGTGTACTCCGTGCCGCCGGCCCGGACGACGTCCACCTGCCAGGCGCCCGCGTCGGCGCCGTCGTCCTCCCGGTCGGCGCCGACGGCGGTGCCCGGCGTGTGCTTCAGCGCGGCCGCGACGGCCTCGGCGGCGGTCGTCCGGGCGGAGCTGACCTGGACCCTCCCGGCACCGTCCGACGCGTTCTTCGAGACGACCTGGGCGCCTGCGGCCGCCGTACCGCTGTGCGTCTCGTCGTCCGCGAAGGCGACCGCCGCGCCTCCGCCGATCACGACGGACGCGGCGACGGCGGCGATGACGAGCTTGCGCTTCATGGGGGTTCCTCCCGAGTCGGATGGTGCTTCGTTGCGTCGGTTCGCTCTCGACGGGAACCAAGCTGCCGGAGCGGAGCTGAAGGCAGGCTGAAGCCACCTGAAGATCACTTCAGCTTCGGTTTGCGACCCTGGGCGCATGCGCCCGCCCGTCGCCCGCCACCACCCTGCTCGAGGCGCTCCGCGCCGCCCCTTCAGAATCCTGATCATCGAGGACGAGAAACGACTCGCCGTGTCCCTGGCCAAGGGCCTCATCGCCCAGGGCTACGCCGTGGACGTCGTCCATGACGGCCTGGAGGGACTGCACCGGGCGAGCGAGTCGCCGTACGACCTGCTCGTCCTCGACATCATGCTGCCCGGCATGAACGGCTACCGGGTCTGCTCGGCCCTGCGCGCCGCCGGCAACGACGTGCCGATCCTGATGCTCACCGCCAAGGACGGCGAGTACGACGAGGCGGAGGGCCTGGACACGGGCGCGGACGACTACCTCACCAAGCCGTTCTCCTACGTCGTCCTCGTCGCCCGGATCAAGGCGCTGCTGCGCCGGCGCGGGCAGGGGGCCGGGGCCTCGCCCGTGCACGTCCTCGGGGAGCTGAAGGTGGACACCGCGGCCCGCCGGGTGTTCCTGCGGGACGACGAAGTGGCGCTCACCGCCAAGGAGTTCGCCGTCCTGGAGCAGCTGGTCGGGCGGGCCGGGGAGGTGGTGTCCAAGGCCGAGATCCTCGACCACGTCTGGGACTTCGCCTACGACGGCGACCCCAACATCGTCGAGGTCTACGTCAGCGCCCTGCGCCGCAAGCTGGACGCGGCCCTCATCCGGACGGTCCGCGGCGCCGGGTACCGGCTGGAGCGACCGCAGCCGCCGGAGAGGCCGCAGACGCCGGAGGCGGCGCGATGAGGCGCCGGTTCGGGTCGGTACGGGCCCGGGCGACGCTCGGCGCCACCCTCGTCGTCGCCGTGGCCCTCCTCGCCGCCGGGACGGCCGTGCTGCTGTCCCTGCGCTCCAACCTCACCGGCCAGGCCGGCGGCCAGGCGGAGCGCTCCGCACGGGCCGTCGCCGCCCAGGTCGCCGTCGGCGCCCCGTACGAGGACCTCTCCGCCATGGACGACGACGACCGGCCGGTCCAGATCCTCGACGCGCGGGGCTCGCGGGTCGCGGCGAGCGAGGAACTGGAGCGGATCGGCGTGTCGGGGGCGGACGAGGACTCCGGCGAGGACCTCGACCCCGGCGAGATCGGCGACGAGACCGACTTCGCCGACGGTTTTGCGACCGTCGACGGCGACACGGCCGACTACCGCTTCGCCGCCGTCCAGGTGCGCTCCCCGGAGAAGGGCCCGCTCACCGTCCAGGCCGGCGCGCCGCTGGCCGCCGAGCAGAGCGCCGTACGCACCGCCCTCACCGTGCTGCTGGTCGGCTTCCCGCTGCTGCTCGCCGTCGTCGCGGGCGTGACCTGGCTGGTCACCCGGCGCGCGCTGCGCCCGGTCGAGGGGATCCGGCGTGAGATGGCCGCGATCACCGCCTCCGCCGACCTCGCCCGCCGCGTGCCCGAGCCGGACGCCCATGACGAGGTCGCCCGCCTGGCCCGGACGACCAACGAGACGCTGGCCGCGCTGGAGACCTCGGTGGAGCGCCAGCGCCGTTTCGTCGCCGACGCCTCCCACGAGCTGCGCAGCCCGATCGCCTCGCTGCGCACCCAGCTCGAGGTGGGCGCTGCCCATCCCGAGCTGCTGGATGTGGCGGGCGCGGTCGAGGACACCGTACGGCTGCAGAACCTCGCCGCCGATCTGCTGCTGCTCGCGCGGCTCGACGCGGGGGAGCGGCCCGCGGACGGGACGGTCGAGCTGACGGCGCTGGCGCGGGCCGCGGCGGCCGGGCGGCCGGACGTGACGGTGGTCGTGGAGGCCGCGGTGGAGGTGGAGGCCGGGGAGACCGCGGGGGCCGGGGCGGTCGTGGAAGTGGCCGGATCGCGGGGGCAGTTGGGGCGGGTGCTGGCCAACCTGCTGGACAACGCGCAGCGGCACGCCCGGTCGGCGGTCGCCGTGACCGTGCGGCGGGAGGGCGAGTGGGCCGTCGTCGAGGTCGCCGACGACGGG
This window of the Streptomyces sp. NBC_01275 genome carries:
- the meaB gene encoding methylmalonyl Co-A mutase-associated GTPase MeaB, translating into MQDVSSLVAQAREGRPRAVARLISLVEGASPQLREIMAALAPLTGNAYVVGLTGSPGVGKSTSTSALVTAYRKQGRRVGVLAVDPSSPFSGGALLGDRVRMSDHASDPGVYIRSMATRGHLGGLAWAAPQAIRVLDAAGCDVILVETVGVGQSEVEIASQADTSVVLLAPGMGDGIQAAKAGILEIGDVYVVNKADRDGADATARELNHMLGLGESRRPGDWRPPIVKTVAARAEGVDELVEALEKHRAWMEEHGVLTERRRSRAAHEVETIAVTALRERIGDLHGDRRLSTLAEKIVAGRLDPYRAADELVAGLTES
- a CDS encoding MFS transporter, whose amino-acid sequence is MYSYAHVLRVPHARRTFAAALTGRLSYGIVPLSLMLAATRASGSYAVAGAVMALFGATAVFLSPARAALVDRYGPRRALVPTAVAYLAVLGLLTGAVARPDAVPSPVLGALGAAAGACVPPLGPTMRAVWGRLAPDRALLQRAYSLDGVAEELLFVSGPLLVGVLVGFAPPAAGIVLGAALMAVGTAAFVSSPAVRAVPPGKRAVRRRDGGGLRGLGRPMTAVAGVGLAIGVVDLLVVAFAEGHGHGGASVAWVLAALSAGSAVGGLLNGAVAWRAQAGTRLPPLTAALGLALCGAALAPGLGTLAVAVAVVGFFVSPTITTAYLIADETAAPEARVRAGAWVNTAVNAGSTAGTAAAGALAGRLPVGLCFALTGAAVLVTAAAVTRSARRGTSELVPLA
- a CDS encoding PepSY domain-containing protein gives rise to the protein MKRKLVIAAVAASVVIGGGAAVAFADDETHSGTAAAGAQVVSKNASDGAGRVQVSSARTTAAEAVAAALKHTPGTAVGADREDDGADAGAWQVDVVRAGGTEYTVVVSSATGEVLGAHRDGDADDDGDGDGREDLAALKGASVDAREAALAVAGKGTVTDVDLDDDDHAATVWSVDTAQGVQWTVDARTGKVTQDLDD
- a CDS encoding response regulator transcription factor, which codes for MRPPVARHHPARGAPRRPFRILIIEDEKRLAVSLAKGLIAQGYAVDVVHDGLEGLHRASESPYDLLVLDIMLPGMNGYRVCSALRAAGNDVPILMLTAKDGEYDEAEGLDTGADDYLTKPFSYVVLVARIKALLRRRGQGAGASPVHVLGELKVDTAARRVFLRDDEVALTAKEFAVLEQLVGRAGEVVSKAEILDHVWDFAYDGDPNIVEVYVSALRRKLDAALIRTVRGAGYRLERPQPPERPQTPEAAR
- a CDS encoding cell wall metabolism sensor histidine kinase WalK; protein product: MRRRFGSVRARATLGATLVVAVALLAAGTAVLLSLRSNLTGQAGGQAERSARAVAAQVAVGAPYEDLSAMDDDDRPVQILDARGSRVAASEELERIGVSGADEDSGEDLDPGEIGDETDFADGFATVDGDTADYRFAAVQVRSPEKGPLTVQAGAPLAAEQSAVRTALTVLLVGFPLLLAVVAGVTWLVTRRALRPVEGIRREMAAITASADLARRVPEPDAHDEVARLARTTNETLAALETSVERQRRFVADASHELRSPIASLRTQLEVGAAHPELLDVAGAVEDTVRLQNLAADLLLLARLDAGERPADGTVELTALARAAAAGRPDVTVVVEAAVEVEAGETAGAGAVVEVAGSRGQLGRVLANLLDNAQRHARSAVAVTVRREGEWAVVEVADDGDGVPEADRERVFERFVRLDDARSRDDGGAGLGLAIARDVTVRHGGTLTLRRTPAGGALFELRLPVH